A window of Zingiber officinale cultivar Zhangliang chromosome 5A, Zo_v1.1, whole genome shotgun sequence contains these coding sequences:
- the LOC121983239 gene encoding hydrophobic protein LTI6B-like encodes MADEGTANCIDILIAVLLPPLGVFLKFGCQVEFWICLLLTLFGYIPGIVYAVYAITK; translated from the exons ATGGCGGACGAGGGCACCGCGAATTGCATCGATATTCTTATCGCCGTCCTGCTCCCTCCTCTCGGTGTCTTCCTCAAGTTCGGATGCCAG GTGGAGTTCTGGATCTGTCTCCTGTTGACGCTCTTCGGCTACATCCCAGGAATCGTCTACGCTGTGTATGCTATCACCAAATAA